DNA sequence from the Candidatus Peregrinibacteria bacterium genome:
AAAACAACGCAATCAAAGTCTATCAACAATTCAATGGAAATTCACAAAGCAAGATGCTGACCAAAAACTACAGAGACACTATACATGAAATTATTTATTGGAAATTATACTAGGGTGGTGCTTATAATTTTAGAATGTACGAATTCCTAATTGTCCTTGCCTCCTTCTTGATTCTTCGCTACAATCAGGTCCGCTCTTTATCTGACTCCCATGGCAGTTCCAAAGAAAAAATCCGCACGATCACGATCAACAACTCGCTACAATACTTACGTAAGAGTGAGGAGGAAGAAGCTTCTGAACTTTGTTGAGCGCGCTAAAAGAAATGAACGTGGACTTGAAAAAATAGAAGCAAGAACCGTAAAGGCGAAGAAGAAAACCAAAAAGATAACGAAGATTGTGGCGTAAGCATATCAGTTACAAATTCCGAAAGACGAGTTGCCGCTAAATGTAAAAGTAAAAATGTAAAATGTAAAAATAAATTCTAAGTCTTAATGTTTAAAAATTAGAATTTAGAATTTGTTTTAAAGTTTTACATTTCACATTTTACATTTTTCAGAGGTTCATCTTCTGAAACTCGTGATTTGCGATTTCGTGATTCGTAATTTCTTGGTAGACTAACGGACGAAAAAATCTTCCATTTTCTGTTCCTGCACGCTCATGGCCCAATATCGACGTCTTTGTAGAATTGCAGCAATGCAAACTCTCACAGCACTTCTCCTCCGGGGCGAGAGTGATGAAGGAAAGGCAAAAACCTGTTTCCTCCAAGTCAAAGAAGATTTTGCCCCGGAGCTCGGAAATAAGGACGAATTTTCTCGAGAAATTATGAATGGAGTTTTGAAAAATAGAGAAGGACTAGACCAACAAATTTATGAACTTGCTCCGGAATGGCCCATTGAGAAATTGTCGACAGTAGAAAGAGTTATATTAGAAGCGGGAGCATTTGAACTTTTGCAGTATGCAGATACGCCGCTTGCGGTCATCATTAACGAATGGGTGGACATTGCGAAGGAATTTGGAGATGAAACTGCTGGAAAATTTATTAATGGAGTACTGTCAAATTTGGCGCATCAATCGAGAAAAGAAGGAAGAGGAACGCCTCCTTCCAAAAAAAATCTTTCATCCGAAGCAAAATGATCAAAGAATTAACGAAAATTCTCGGGTTTTCTCTGAAAAATGAGGCACTGTATGAAGTGGCTTTTACTCACAAATCATACCTTAATGAACATCCATCAGGAGAATGTAACGAAAGGCTTGAGTTTTTGGGAGATGCAGTTTTGGAACTCGTAGTAACAGAATTTTTGTTTCGAAAATATCCAGAAAAACCTGAAGGGGAACTCACGAGTTATCGAAGTGCGCTTGTTCGGGGAAAACATCTCGCCGAAATTTCAGAGGAACTTAATCTTGGGAAATTTCTCAAACTTTCTCGAGGGGAAGAGAAATCAGGAGGGAGAAAGAAGAGTTACATTCTGGCAAATACCGCAGAATCTCTTATCGGAGGGATTTTTCTTGATAGGGGATTTGCAACTGCTGAAAAATTTATTTTAAAACACATCATTCCACGAATTAGCGAAATCATTGAAAAAGGTCTCCATCGAGATGCAAAATCCAAACTTCAAGAATACACACAAGATGTCCTTGGTATTACGCCACACTACCAGTTGGTTACGGAAAAAGGTCCAGATCATGACAAACTTTTCGTGATGGCAGTATATTTAGGAGAAAAAGTGATTGCGGAAGGAGAAGGATCGAGTAAGCAAAAAGCAGAACTCGATGCTGCAGAAAATGCGGTCAAGAAATTGAATATTGACGAAAAAACGAAAGAACCAAAGTAGAGAACTCAAAGAAGTTTTTGTCGTTCTCGAAGCGCCAAAAAAAAGAAAGAAACGGTTGCTCTGAAAATGCGAACAATCCTTTTTGGTTCTCGAAGAAGTCTAAAAAGCCATTCAAGACCTGCTCTCTGCATCCAAAAAGGAGCTCTTTTTCGTTTTCCCGCAATAAAATCAAATGCTCCGCCAACTCCCATTGCAAAACGAATATTGGGAATTTTTGAAAGATGTTCTGAAATCCACATCTCTTGTTTGGGAGATCCGAGCGCCACGAAAAGTACTCTTGCGTCGGAATTTTTAATATGCTCAAGAATCGCTGCAGATTTTTCAGAAGTTACTTTTCCATCATAATATCCGACGATATTCGGAAAATTTTCAGCGAGGGTTTTTGCTGACAGAGGAGCTCCTCCGAGGAGAAATATTTTTGCTTGAGACGTAGCAAGAAAGTCGCCAAACATATCTGTTCCAGTGATACGCGCAAAAATTCGGCCCCGGAAATTTTTCCGATCGAAGGTAAATTGCCAAAGAGACCTCACTCCATCTAAGAAAATTTTCCACATTTTTTTCCTTCTCGAAGAAGAAAGTTTCTGAAGTTCCAGAGGAGGCAAAAACCCAGATGCCCATAGAATTCCCGTTCCATCAGGAAGTGAAAAATCTGCGTCTTTTAAAATTCGAAAAAAAGCAGGATGTTTCGAAGCATACACAATCATTTCCGGATTTGGCGTGACACAAAAATATTGTTCTCCGAGTGAAACTTGTGAATAATAATGAAGCTTGAGCAGTGCGTGATGTGTATTTACAACATCAAATGGGATCCCAAAAAGTTCTATTCGATGTGTTTTCATGCGGAACAAATTCTAACACAAAAGAGATGATTTTTTTTGAAGACGAATACAAATGTTTTGAGAATGTAGTATTACCTCTTTCCCCCCTTTTCTCCATCCAAAAAGTTCTTTCACTAAAAATCCGCTTTTTTCAGCAAGTTTCTGAAGTTCCTGAACATCAAAAGAATGATAATATCGCGTTTTTTTTTCGGTTCCCCAAGGAATGATAAAATCCCGTTTTGACCACGTAGGAATAAGAAAGGATCTCAGAATCGACCATCTTTTCTGGCGAGCATATTTTTGTTGATTCCAAAGATTCCAAACAATGATAATCACTTCACCTTTTGGTTTTAAAACACGACACATTTCAGAAAGTGCCCGCAATCTTTTCTTTTCGGTTGGAATGTGATGAAAACTCGCGACGGACCATACCTCATCAAAAGTTTCATCTGCAAATGGAAGATCACTAAAATCGACCTTTTGAAAATGAGCAGCTGGATATTTTTTTTGAGCAATTCCAAGAAGCTTCTCCGAAATATCTCCTCCAAAAACTTCGCAATTTTTTTTCAAAAAAAGAGGAACAAGCCGACCATTCCCGCACCCTATGTCCAGGATTTTTGCATTTTTCGGGGTAGCAGCAAAAAGGACTTCGGCTTCTTCCCAGGGAGAATTTCGACTTTCAGAAAATTCATTCGCAATGGAATCATATATTTCTGCGAGTTTTTTTGCCGCCTGAGAAGGAGAGAAAAAGAACACGAGGGGAATTTTAAATTTTGAATTATGAATTTTGAATTAACTCTCTGCATAAAGTAAAACAAAGTATTATAGTTTTTCAACGTGTTCAACCTAAAAATTGAACACTAAAAATTAATTTAAAATTTAAAATTCAAAATTATCCTATAACTCCCCCGACCGCTTACTCACCAAGTGTATACACATCAAGGTTCTCACTTCCCACGAGTTCCAATACCTTTTTCACCACTTCATCGATCTCGACAATTTCCTGGGTTCCCGCATTCATGTCACGCAAAATCGCCTTTTTCTCACGAACCTCCACTTCTCCCATAAGCACTGCCCAATCAGCATTCACTTTATTCGCCATTTCGAGTTGATATTTAATGGAAGCTTTTCCGACGGCGCCAACTGCATGAATTCCCTTATCGTGAAGTTCAGCGAGTATTCGCATCGCCTTCTTTTTTGCTTCTCCGCCGAGCTGAGCGACAAAGACAGGGATTTTATCTTTTTGAGGAGGCACAATTCCTTCGTCTTTCATGTGCTGAACTATACGTTCAAGTCCGAAAGCAACGCCAACTGCAGGCGTTGGACGACCTCCCAGAAATTCAACGAGACCATCGTACCTTCCTCCTCCTCCGACAGCATTTTGTGCTCCTTCATTTTTATCCCAAAATTCAAAAACTGTGTCAGAGTAATAATCAAGTCCTCGCACCAAGTTTTTATTTTCTCTATACGAGATCCCGAGTTCATCCAAAAATCCTTTTACTTCTGCATAGTATTCTTTTGATGCTGCATCGAGATAGTCTCCAAGTTTTGGAGCCTTCGAGAGAAGAATTTGAACATCTTCATCCTTTGCATCAAGAATGCGGATGGGATTTTTTTCGAGTTTGCTCAAAAGGTCTTCGGAAAGGTATCTCTCTTTTCCAAAAAAATAATTCCGAAGATCATCATTAAATTGCTTACGACTCTCGGCATTTCCAAGAGTATTCAGTTGGAGAGAAAAGTGGTGGAGTATTTTGAGATCTTTGAGGAATTTGTAGGATATAAGAATTACCTGAGCATCAATTGAAGCATCTCTCGTTCCAATGACTTCGAAATCCAATTGATGAAATTGTCGATATCTTCCTTTTTGGGGGCGATCATAACGAAAGTGTGGTTCGATAGCATATAGTTGAACCGGTTGAGGAAGATTCATCATTCCGTGTTCGATGTATGCCCGAACAATTCCAGCAGTTGATTCGGGTTTGAGCGACATTGATTTCCCTGATCTGCTCTGCATTGTAAACATTTCTTTTTCCACAATATCCGTTGTCTCTCCAGCTGCTCGCACAAAAAGAGCAGTTTCCTCCATTATTGGGGTAGAAATTCTTCGAAATCCTGCCTGCCTTAAACGGTGACGCGCGGTTTTTTTTACAAGTGTGTAATAATCATATTCATCCGGGAGAACATCATGAAATCCTCTTAAAGACTGATATTTTTGAGAATTCTCTTGAATTTCATCGTCCGTAGTCATATGAAATGTGAAAAAGTGCCAAAGCATTGTCGCAAAAAATTCTGAAAAATGAAAGAGAGATTCTGAACAGGCTCTAAAGGAATATAGAAATTATGAAGTCCATTTTTCTTCTTTCTACTTTTTGGTTTTCGATTTAGAGTGCAATCATTCTCTTTTTGTGATGTTATGGCGGAAGAATTTTCTCAAGTTCACCATCGGATACTCGATTTTCTTTCCCATTCCAAAGCTCATGTTTTTGATCTTGATGATGCAAAATTCAAGCTTCCTCTTTCTGATGCCATTTTTTGCGCTGAAGATCTCCTTCGAAACCGAGCTTTTTTTCACGCAATTCAACAAGCAACTCGAGATCTTCATCGTGAAAAAAACGAAATTATTGCGGTTGATGCGGGATCAGGAACAGGAATTCTCGGAATGTTCGCACTCATGGCAGGAGCGCAAAAATGTTATTTTTTGGAGCACAATCCACATTCTTTAGAATACAGTAAAAAGCTTCTCGATTATTTTGGATATTCCCATCTCTCTGAATTTATCCTTTGCGATGCCACTACATATAAACTCCGCGAAAAGTATGATCTCCTCATCTCAGAGGCGATCACTTCGGGATTTGTTCGTGAAGACTTTCCTCCAATTGTTGATCATCTGAGGCAGTTCGGGAATTCGGCATCAAAAATAATTCCCGAGAGTTTTGAAATTCAAATTTTTGAGAAAGATGCGATAGGAAATATTTTGGAAAAACATCATGTTCAATTTTCATCTCAGGAAAAATTCAAAAAACAAAAAATTCAGTTGAAAAGTTCTGGGACGAGCAGTCTCAGTTTTCAAACGAAGGCGCTTCTTTATGCCGATATATCTCTCTCTTCAGGAGACACAATGTCGTTTTTGAACGAACAAAATTTCAATTTTCGTACGGAAAAACATCAGCTCTTTGATTTTTCTCCGAAATAATTGTTACTCTTTGCAATCTTGAGGACATGACTCTGGACTTTCAGGAGGAGGACATCCGATTGCTTGGCAAGCGAGTTGCTCGCAAATTCCATTTCCACACGTATTTTTGTAGAGTTCAGGATTCGCTACCGCTGGCTCAGTACCAAAACATTTTCCCTCAACAATATCAAATGCTTTCGCCTGCTCCGCAAAACATCGATTTGAGAAAGTTTGTTCTACTGGATCACACGGAGCTTTAATACACTGAACCTCAATTTTTCCGCATACAGGCGCGTAAATTTCAGCACAAAATTTCTCATCAGAATTCGCTTTTTTTTCACATCCACATCCGATTTTATCAGTAAAATATGTTTCATCTTCCGCGCAAACGTAGTTCACAACTGGGCAATCTTGGAGTTCAAACATATATCTTTTCGACTCCGTATCTGGGGGAAGTGTCCGTATGGAATCTGTAGGAATAGAATTTATTCTTATCGAAAGCAGAAGGTAGAGAATTGCAAAAAGTATTTCCATAATGTATTTAAAAAAATTAAAATATGAATTCAGGATTTTCCAGGTCAAGTATATATCTTGAGATATTTGCGCTGCAAAACCTCTGCACCATTTCTCCGAGTTCTTTGGTAATTTCTTCCACATCTGATTTTGATACTGGGGGAATTCCTTCAATCACGAGCATTGCATTTTTTGTTTCCTCTGTCATTTTTGATTTCTCACATTCACGCCAATTCCATCTTCTGCAGAGCACTTCCTTGTCATCGCGGTATACAATTTCTCCGGGATGAGGAAATTCCGATTCCTCTGAATTAAGCTTTCGAAATGGCTCATCTCCTTTTGCTATCGTGAGCATAATATTTCCCTCAACTTTATCCAAATCATCACCTCCAACGGGAATCAGATGTTTCAGAGAAATAAAATTATAAATATCCACGAGTGTATTGATGTGTCTGAGGTCAATACCTTCCAAAATCATTCGGTACAAATTTTCCACCGAACATTTATATTTTTTTGGTTTTGCGCCAAAAGATGAATACGCACTTCTCCACGCGGCAATTTTTGGAATTTCTCCAAGATTATCAAGCGCATGCTGTGATCTTATTTCTGATTCTTTTGCACGGATCATATTTATAATTTCCGGATTTTCTCCGGAATTTTGGATATTTCGCGCAAAAATAATTCCGATGTGGAGATCAGGAAATTTTTCGAAAATTTCTGGAGAAATTGTGAATTTCATATTGCTGAGAAATATTACTCAAATCGAAAACTTTCCGTCATTTCCGGATCATATGCTTTTCCTCCATTCCAGAAAATTGATTCTATTCCTCGGCTCCAATGAGCGACTTTTTTCTTCTGAGGAGAATAGAGAAACTGCAGAGTGGTCATGCTGTGGCACTCAGCTCCTTCTTTTGCAATTATTTTGACATCATACGTTCCTTCTTGAGCAGTAGATTTTTTTTCTCCCGCTCTGCAGCCGGGTTCTGAAGCTTTGGCAATAACATCATTCAGCGCTGCTTCGCTCTCCACATCTTCCACGATGATTTTCCAAAGTGCTACAGTTCTTTCCTGAAGTGAAGAGAGACTTGTTGTTTTTTGAGCACAATTATCACTTGCGCTATTTTCATAATAATACGTTTCGCTCACATATACTCCATCACTGTTTTCAAAAGTTTCCACCGGAATTTTTGTGGTTTTCTTCTCACAATTCTGAGTCTCTATTTTTCGTGGAATTTTTATGGAATAGCCACGCTTCGTATTTTTATATTCATTCCACGTTTCATCGAGTGGCAGAATTCCAATATTCTCATCGGCATGCTCATCAAAACTAATTCCTGCATATGTGAGAGAAGCCTTATCTTTTACGCCAGCACGAAGGCGATACACAATTTCTGCCATTTCTCCGCGAGTAATAAATTGCGCTACATTTTGAATGCTCGTGGGAATTGCGTTTTCCATTTCCAGTTTCAAAACATATGGTTTGTACCAAATATCATTGTAACCGAGCCAATTTCCAAATGTTTTATTCACAATTTTTGCCGCTTCTCCAAAATTAATTTTCCATTCTGGATGGAAAAATCCTCCAAGATATCCCTGAACAACATTGAGTCTATTTGCAAAACAAATGTATTTATAGAACCAGTCGGAAGCAATAACATCGGTAAAAAGTACAGGAATTTGTGAATTTTTGGGATCACACACACTTATTTCTTCATCGGAATATTCCGTCTCAATGATAATTTTTGTAAATTCCGCACGATTAATGTAATCATCCGGTTTATACGTTCCATCTTGATATCCTTGTATAATTCCATTTTGTTTGATGTATTCAATGGCATCATAATTTGGATGAGATACGGGAACGTCTGGAAATGATTCAGCAAAGGCAGAATTTGGAAGAAGTATGGCGATGCTCAGGAGTATGAAGAAAAAAGAAACTTTTTTCATAATACAAAAGAAAGAGCACGAGGAATTGTAACTTTTCCATGGAAGTGGTGCAATTTTCAAATGCCTTGCCCCTACCTTTTTCTCTCAAAATAGTGTATAATGAAGAGATTCTTGTATCTCTTTGCTTCGGGGCAATGCTCATCATCTCCCTTTTCCTTGGTCTTATCACGGCTCTCCCCATTCTTATCTGGGCATGTATTTTCTTTCAATTCCGCCCAGAGCGCAAAGACATGCTGTTTTTTACGTTTCTCGCAGGATGTTTTTCTCCATTGATCGTTCTCCTCTATCAAAAACTTTGGGGGCAAACGATTAATCTCATATTTTTTGAACTCGAACCGATTAATTTTCAAGAAAGTATTGGTGCGTTCGCGAATAACCATTTTTTACAGAGCTTTCTTGTCTTCGTTTTTGGTGTGGGGATGATAGAAGAATTCGTGAAGCATTTTGTGATCCGGAAAGAAAAGCCAATAGGTCTCGTGCTTGTCTTTCTCGGGCTCATGATTTTCTCTATTTTTTACGCCGCATATCTCCTCATAACTGGAGATTTCTCCTCCGTTTCATGGAATGTATTTAATGATTTCTCTCATCCACTTGTTCGTGAATTGCTCTATATTTTTGGACTCTGGATGACCTTTTTTATTTTCATACAGGTTCACAAAAGACTTGTTTACCAATCAATAGATCAGGTAATTCTTGTGAGCATCATGAGCGCCCTCGGATTTTCATTCGTGGAAAATATTATCTATCTCTTACATTTTGTGGAGAATGGAGGGACTTCATTGGCGAATATTGCGACTTTTATCGCAATGAGATCAATTTTCGTGGTGATGGTTCATATGTTTTGCTCTGGAGTCTTTGGATATTATTACGGAATATCACTTTTTGCAGGACCATATTTACAAGAAAACGAACTCAAAGGGAAAAAATTCTTTCTTCTCAGTTTTATTTGGAAGATTCTTCGATTTTCCAAAAAAACAGTCTACCAAGAAGAGAAGCTTTTTACGGGGCTTTTTCTCTCGATGGTATTTCATGGAATATATGATTTTCTCATCGAGATTAATTTGAATCTCAGTGATGTTCTGGGGACCATTGGTATTCACACTGTATTCGATTTTCCACTGAGGCCACTCATTCTTATGTCCTATCTCTTGGGAGGATTTTGGTTTTTAGTTCTCCTTCTTCATGAGAAAGAAAACCATATCAAATTTGGACTCGTGGGAACAAAAGAAATGCCGGAACGCGATTATCAGCTCCTTTTGAAAAAAATTAGAAGCATTCAGAATACCGAAGAGATTGAAGAAAAGCTGATCAAGGAAGGATGGATTAATCAGGATGAACTTAAAGACCTTCGAAAGAAAATTCAATACTTGAAAAAATTTGAACTTCTGGAAGAAAAATATCTTGCGAAAAATTGGACAACTGCAGAAGGTCTCAAAGATCTCAGAATGGATGTGGAGATTCTGAAAAGCGAGAGAAAAAGAAGGTCCGGAGGCAATCAAAACATTCTTTCTTCCCCCGTATGAAATTTTATGTTTCTCACATTGTCGGGTATGACAATATTGCAAAGATAGACCTTATCGGAGAAATGAATAGCTCTACATGGCCAGAAATGGAACAAAAATTATCAGAACAGGTGAAGCAGAGCACTCAGAAATTTTTCCTATATGACTTTCATAAGACTTCATTTTTAAACAGCACGGTAATTGGTTTTTTCATCAATCTTATGCGAGAAGCAGAAAAAACGAGAAAACAGATTCTCTTTGTCGATCTTCATCCGAACATTGCGGAAATATTCCAGTTGGTAGGAATGGAGAAGGTCGTCAAAATTTTTCCGGATACTATAGAAGCGGTGGAGTCAATTACGAATTACAAATGACGAATTGAAGAATCCTTCGTCAGGAGCAGATTCTCTGTTTGAAACTTTGCCCTTCGACTCCCTACGGTCGCTCAGGGCATTCGACTCATACTCTATTCTCAGCAAAAACGGCTGAAAGCCATGAGCGAATCCGCCGAAGGCGGATGAGTCGAATGGTGGCCAGGGGCAGAATTGAACTGCCGACACATGGATTTTCAGTCCATTGCTCTACCACTGAGCTACCTGGCCAAGGTTTCTGTGCGGAACGAAGTCTAGGGAATTTTTTATAGTCGGGCAAGAAAAAAATATCTGTAGGGGACGCATATATGCGTCCCCTACGAAGAATGCATCATCGCCACACATCCGAACTCGTCTCTCGAATTCTCTCCATTCGCAAATTCTTCACCTGATCCGCAATTCCGTCTGTGAGTTTTACTTTCGGTTCATACCCTAGCACTTTTTGGATTTTCGAAATATCCGCGCACTGACCGTGGATGTAGATTTCTTTCACGGGATTCGGAATATATTTCGGTTCTACTTTTTTTCCAAATGCTCCACTCAGCGCTTCGACAATTTCATTGAGCGTACAGCTTTTTCCCGTGCCGATATTAAAAACTGCCGCGCCAAGTTTTTGATCCGTATCTATCGCGAGCGTCATTCCACTCACCACATCAGAAACATGAGTGAAATCGCGAAATTGTTTTCCATTTCCATAAATTACCGGCGCTAAATCTCGGGCGATATCCCACGCAAATTGAGAAATAATATTGGCGTATTTTCCCTTCGCTTCTTCATTCGGACCATACACGCTCATAAATCGAAAGCCAATTATTTCAATATCTTTGTAAGTGCTCCAATAACTTTCCGCACATCTCTCGTACAAATATTTTGTAATCGCATAATGATTTTGAGGAATTATGTGCTGATCTTCCGTAAGAGGAAGGGGATTATTGCCGTAGAGTGAAGATGTCGAAGCGTAGAGCATTTTTTTCACACCATTTTTTCTCGCCCATTCGAGTACCGTACAAAATGACTTCACAGAATTCACATATCCATTTATGAATCCATCTCCGGTAAACATTGGTGCGGAAGAAGTTCCAGCCAAGTGTACAACATAGTCCACTTTTCCAATTTTTTCCAAATCTTGAACATTGCACGCATCGCCTTTGATAAATTTCACTTCTGGATCGAGATTCCGCTCATCGCCCAGCAAAAGATTATCAAGCGCGATCACTTCATATTTTTCTTTGTGCGTATTGCAAAAGTTTGAGCCGATAAACCCTGCTCCGCCGGTAACGAGAATACGAGGTTTCATGAAAACTCTTAGGAAATTTCTTTCTCGATGCTCATCAAGCTACGACCTAATTCTTAGGAGTAGGTGTAGGGGTTGGTGTTGGGGTAGGTTGAGAAGTGCCGCCATCACTAAATCCGCCACTTACCTTTCTTGTTGATGCCGAAAAATATTCCCCCAAGGGGTTTGTATATTTCACTAAAATAAAAATACTTATAATAATAATGAGAATAATGCCCGACAAGAGAATATTTTTGTAAGTGGTCATGCATGAAAGAAAAATTTAATAAAATCCTATCTTAATTTCCCGACTGTAAGGTCTCGGGAGTTGTCTTCATTTTAAAGTATAGAGTTTAAGAAGAATTTTGTAAACTTCAGTATCTTAGGAGATTTCTTTTGTTTCTGCTACACTTTTTCTGTAAATTATTCAAATATATTTTTATTTTCTTTGAAAGATACTATAATGCGGAATTGGTCTACTGACATCATTCATCTCAAAAAAAAGAAAAAGGAGTATGCTCTTTGGAAACTTGAACAAATGGTGAATTTTGGCACCAATGGGAAAAAAATAAGCAAAAAATCTTTAAAAAAACATTGGGATGAGCTTCATTTAGATCCGGCGAAGAAAAATTTTCTTCATTTTCTTTTATGGCCAAGAAAGCAACCTTGAGTGTGCATCAAACTCAACTTCTTAATGCACTTACGGAGGTATAGAGAATTTCTCTTCTTTGTGCTACGCTTCAGAAAATTTTTAAAAAGTACAAATGAAGAAAAAACTCTTTATTATTACCATTTCCTTTATTTTAATTACCATCATTGGTTTTGTTGTATATTTGTTTACTCCGAGGACGTATGTAGGAGTTCTTGCTACGCCAGGAGTTATGATCCCTGAGGGATATTATCCAGATTCAGAAATTCTTGATTCTGAAATGAAGACAGCAGTTGCTATAGATATTGGGAAGATAGGAGGAAAGAATGACTATGGGAAAGTAGTGCGAGTAAAAGTCAGAAAAACTTTAGATTTTTATGTGAATCCTTTTGGAGACAAGTCTTATACTTATCCATTTCGTACAAAACTCATTTCTTATGAATTTTTGAATGCAATTCCATATAAAATTTATGAGGATATTGATTCGAAAAAAGTTATTGAATATCTAGAAGAAAAGTATCCCTGTCTTTTAGTTCAGGCTCCTTCACGGGATGTATATGACGGGAAATATTCTGATCATTATTATACTCTTAGTCTCTTAGATAAGGCGTATTTGTTGCTAAAAGGCGGGGAAAAATTTTCCTGGGAAATTATAAATGAAAAGGTGATCTATAAAGTAAACATGACAATTTATGGCGAAGGTGATCTACAAAAAGGAGAAATAGAACTTCAATTTGATGGAGATACTGGTGAGTTCATAAAAGAAATTATATCTCCTGAGAATTATGATTTTTGTGAAGCTTCTTCTTCAGAACAGCCTAATATTCAGGCAAAAATAGCTATTCCCAAGGATGTTGAACCATTAATCTATGGCGAGATAAAATTTATTGCACCTCGTGAGCATTTAGGATTTATTGAGGCACTCGATAAAAACACAGGTGAAAAATTGTGGGAATTACAAATTTATAAAACAATTATCGATCCTGCACTTGAAGAAGATGTTCAATGGGTGTTTATAACCAAGCTGAAAATGGCAACAAATGGAAGGCTTATCGTTTTCGACAGTAATGGTAAAATTTATTCAGTGAACATTGAACAAAAAATGGTGGAAGATGATGGGATCCCATCACAGGAGGAAGTGAAACAATCTTGTGAATCTCAAGGAGGAAAAACATTTTTTGATGGAAACGGAATCTTAACCTGTTCCATTACGAGGGAATTATTGACTCAAGAAATTATGGATAAGTGTCTTCGTTTGCGAGATTTAGACTGCGGAGGAAAATTTAATACGGATAATCCAAATACATCAAGGAATTATTTGAGTAAGAAATGGGGAATTTCATTAGATCTTCCGTACAATGAGAACTGGGGGGAATGCAACATATCGAATAAACCCTTATGATGAGAAAGAATCATGGGTAGGTTTTGGATACATTAATTTTGGCGAAGGATGGTTGAGTCGCCGTTATGGTCTCTCTTTTGAAGAGCCAAAAAGTGCAGATGAAGTTATAAAAAGCCTCAATTCTGAATTCACGGATAAATCATATCTGCCACAAAAGACTACTATCAATAATTTTGAAGTTGTCAAGTACATGACATTCGGTCTCTGTAATGTGCCGGAAATGGTTGTGATTGGGGAAAAGCATAATTACCGTTTTACAGTTATGTGTGGAGACAGCAGTCATTTCCCTGTCTTTGAGGATATAATCAAAA
Encoded proteins:
- a CDS encoding PrsW family intramembrane metalloprotease, whose protein sequence is MEVVQFSNALPLPFSLKIVYNEEILVSLCFGAMLIISLFLGLITALPILIWACIFFQFRPERKDMLFFTFLAGCFSPLIVLLYQKLWGQTINLIFFELEPINFQESIGAFANNHFLQSFLVFVFGVGMIEEFVKHFVIRKEKPIGLVLVFLGLMIFSIFYAAYLLITGDFSSVSWNVFNDFSHPLVRELLYIFGLWMTFFIFIQVHKRLVYQSIDQVILVSIMSALGFSFVENIIYLLHFVENGGTSLANIATFIAMRSIFVVMVHMFCSGVFGYYYGISLFAGPYLQENELKGKKFFLLSFIWKILRFSKKTVYQEEKLFTGLFLSMVFHGIYDFLIEINLNLSDVLGTIGIHTVFDFPLRPLILMSYLLGGFWFLVLLLHEKENHIKFGLVGTKEMPERDYQLLLKKIRSIQNTEEIEEKLIKEGWINQDELKDLRKKIQYLKKFELLEEKYLAKNWTTAEGLKDLRMDVEILKSERKRRSGGNQNILSSPV
- a CDS encoding STAS domain-containing protein codes for the protein MKFYVSHIVGYDNIAKIDLIGEMNSSTWPEMEQKLSEQVKQSTQKFFLYDFHKTSFLNSTVIGFFINLMREAEKTRKQILFVDLHPNIAEIFQLVGMEKVVKIFPDTIEAVESITNYK
- a CDS encoding NAD-dependent epimerase/dehydratase family protein — translated: MKPRILVTGGAGFIGSNFCNTHKEKYEVIALDNLLLGDERNLDPEVKFIKGDACNVQDLEKIGKVDYVVHLAGTSSAPMFTGDGFINGYVNSVKSFCTVLEWARKNGVKKMLYASTSSLYGNNPLPLTEDQHIIPQNHYAITKYLYERCAESYWSTYKDIEIIGFRFMSVYGPNEEAKGKYANIISQFAWDIARDLAPVIYGNGKQFRDFTHVSDVVSGMTLAIDTDQKLGAAVFNIGTGKSCTLNEIVEALSGAFGKKVEPKYIPNPVKEIYIHGQCADISKIQKVLGYEPKVKLTDGIADQVKNLRMERIRETSSDVWR